A single genomic interval of Syngnathoides biaculeatus isolate LvHL_M chromosome 1, ASM1980259v1, whole genome shotgun sequence harbors:
- the LOC133500947 gene encoding polyhomeotic-like protein 1 isoform X2, with translation MNFRFQWFDWSYGSAAPFGSARHSSSSKVGVGPPTSVARGSPPVPSRRNVEKGRPRTHAGGQVAVSLTPPRTPLHERFTHAAVGPEERHEPPLKGRVPAWLLAGRPESNKLAVTMETHGERQQRQQAPANESAASGPGPAPARPLAINSMSPYERQAVQALQALQGQPRAAHYFQQLMLQQRINKTQLHNMAAVQRVKAGATSDSASSAGSRPVTAATISQSLLLSGGAGGRGQMFLRVNRSLRAPISSQLIFMPGGAPGGATVTTASVATVTVATVARPPKEEMAATTSSGGQTDGELNLAVRGVSFPKSLKTEALEKCNAASSSLVASLTKSTQPLPSPIKIPTYPHPAHLKANPSPVVSTPSLPFSQLLLHGTRTLTAGTATNALVLASAAASQARVHPLNVGAAEPAAGGAQTLVVQPLQKSAPGGDKVTHPNGPVPIQPKTLQGLRLPLRLPPKTPPPILPALSPAGRPPRTPHVPVQFVGARQSALGSGQALALPRGGFNQELAAVCTSSSSRHTVGASVTSGEGGVPVTSQAHLHPGARQNESMVPASTLPLAQEAQSGTPGVATNSDPTGNPSGQSKDAALKRKMESSCDFIPEVRQPPALRDDASTLPDSDADVSAAPPASPLASASRGVCGVGERAPPPQAVVKPHVLTHVIEGFVIQEGARPFPVCGQTKDPTGEDLAPSVATATMMTCEYCEESGPASRFPGAKRFCSTLCAKRFKLAFARRPSWERQSPLSDSEEECGAARRRTRRRKVPRRTSSEIASAKIAGQSLSAKRHSESSRSESEWSGEDEDDDAAASLWPASSSAPGLRRTPPPSPPPPAPVQKTSAAPSSPARWTVDQVSQFICSLQGCEDLASLFWSQEIDGQALMLLKEEHLVSAMNIKLGPALKICAHINNLKE, from the exons ATGAATTTTCGCTTTCAATGGTTCGATTGGAGTTATGGATCGGCGGCTCCGTTCGGATCCGCTCGGCATTCTTCGTCCTCAAAAGTGGGCGTGGGCCCGCCAACGTCAGTCGCCCGTGGGTCACCGCCGGTTCCGTCCAGAAGGAACGTGGAAAAGGGACGACCCCGAACCCACGCTGGGGGACAGGTAGCCGTCTCGCTGACACCCCCACGGACACCCCTCCACGAGCGCTTCACCCACGCGGCAGTCGGACCGGAGGAGAGACACGAGCCGCCGCTGAAAGGACGCGTGCCGGCCTGGCTGCTGGCTGGACGCCCAGAGAGCAACAAGCTAGCAG TAACCATGGAGACGCACGGCGAGCGACAACAGCGTCAGCAGGCCCCGGCCAATGAGAGCGCCGCGTCCGGCCCCggccccgcccccgcccgcCCCCTGGCGATCAACTCCATGTCGCCGTACGAAAGGCAGGCCGTGCAG GCCCTGCAGGCGCTGCAGGGGCAGCCGCGCGCCGCTCACTACTTCCAGCAGCTGATGCTGCAGCAGCGCATCAACAAAACGCAGCTGCACAACATGGCCGCCGTGCAGCGGGTCaag GCCGGCGCGACGTCAGACTCCGCCTCCTCGGCCGGCAGTCGGCCCGTCACCGCGGCGACCATCAGCCAGTCGCTGCTGCTGAGCGGCGGGGCGGGCGGTCGGGGTCAGATGTTTCTCAGG GTCAACCGTTCCCTGAGAGCGCCGATCTCCTCGCAGCTCATCTTCATGCCCGGCGGGGCACCCGGGGGCGCCACCGTGACGACCGCCTCCGTGGCGACCGTCACCGTGGCCACCGTTGCCCGCCCGCCCAAAGAGGAAATGGCGGCCACGACGTCCTCCGGCGGCCAAACGGACGGCGAGCTG AACCTGGCAGTGAGGGGCGTGTCCTTTCCGAAAAGTCTCAAGACGGAGGCGCTCGAAAAGTGCAATGCGG CGTCCTCCTCGCTGGTCGCATCCCTCACCAAGTCCACGCAGCCGCTGCCGTCCCCCATCAAGATCCCCACCTACCCTCACCCCGCCCACTTGAAGGCCAACCCCTCCCCCGTCGTctccaccccctccctcccGTTCTCGCAGCTTCTGCTGCACGGAACCCGCACCCTCACCGCGGGGACGGCCACAAATGCGTTGGTCTTGGCGTCCGCGGCGGCCTCGCAAGCCCGCGTCCACCCGCTGAACGTGGGCGCTGCTGAGCCGGCGGCGGGGGGCGCCCAGACCTTGGTGGTTCAGCCCCTGCAGAAGAGCGCGCCGGGGGGCGACAAGGTGACGCACCCCAATGGGCCGGTCCCCATCCAGCCCAAAACCCTGCAGGGGCTCCGCCTGCCCCTCCGCCTCCCTCCTAAAACCCCCCCACCTATCCTGCCTGCCCTGTCGCCAGCCGGCCGCCCACCGCGGACGCCCCACGTCCCCGTTCAGTTTGTGGGCGCCCGGCAGAGCGCGCTGGGAAGTGGCCAGGCTTTAGCTCTACCCCGGGGGGGCTTCAATCAGGAGTTGGCGGCCGTCTGCACCAGCTCGTCCAGTCGCCACACCGTGGGGGCCTCCGTCACTTCCGGGGAGGGCGGTGTCCCGGTGACCTCGCAGGCTCATCTCCACCCCGGTGCACGTCAGAATGAATCTATGGTGCCCGCCTCTACGCTGCCCCTAGCGCAAGAGGCGCAAAGTGGGACTCCGGGGGTGGCGACTAACTCTGATCCCACAGGAAACCCCAGCGGTCAG AGCAAGGATGCGGCGCTGAAGCGCAAGATGGAGTCCAGCTGCGACTTCATCCCCGAAGTCCGCCAGCCGCCGGCGTTACGAGATGACGCCTCAACTCTGCCCGACTCGGATGCAG ACGTTTCTGCCGCCCCTCCGGCGTCCCCCTTAGCGTCGGCGTCCCGTGGCGTCTGCGGTGTGGGCGAGAGGGCTCCTCCCCCCCAAGCGGTGGTCAAGCCGCACGTCCTGACGCACGTCATCGAGGGCTTCGTCATCCAGGAAGGCGCCCGGCCTTTTCCG GTATGCGGGCAAACCAAAGACCCGACCGGGGAGGACTTGGCTCCCTCTGTAGCCACGGCAACAA TGATGACGTGCGAGTACTGCGAGGAGTCGGGCCCCGCCAGCCGCTTTCCAGGGGCCAAAAGGTTCTGCTCCACTTTGTGCGCAAAGAG GTTCAAGCTCGCCTTTGCCAGGCGGCCATCTTGGGAGCGTCAAAGCCCCCTCTCCGACTCGGAGGAGGAATGCGGTGCGGCCCGGAGGAGGACCAGGAGGAGGAAGGTGCCCCGCCGGACCAGCTCGGAAATCGCCAGCGCCAAGATCGCGGGCCAGTCGCTTTCGGCCAAG CGCCACTCCGAGTCCAGCCGCTCGGAGAGCGAGTGGAGTggcgaggacgaggacgacgacgccgccgctTCTCTCTGGCCCGCTTCCTCCTCGGCTCCCGGCCTTCGTCGGACCCCTCCgccttcgccgccgccgccggccccGGTCCAGAAGACGTCCGCCGCGCCTTCGAGCCCCGCACGCTGGACTGTGGACCAAGTGTCTCAGTTTATCTGCTCGCTGCAAG GCTGCGAGGACCTGGCGTCGCTCTTCTGGTCTCAGGAGATCGACGGACAGGCGCTGATGCTGCTGAAGGAGGAGCACCTGGTGTCGGCCATGAACATCAAGCTGGGCCCCGCCCTCAAAATCTGCGCCCACATCAACAACCTGAAGGAATGA
- the LOC133500947 gene encoding polyhomeotic-like protein 1 isoform X1, translating into MNFRFQWFDWSYGSAAPFGSARHSSSSKVGVGPPTSVARGSPPVPSRRNVEKGRPRTHAGGQVAVSLTPPRTPLHERFTHAAVGPEERHEPPLKGRVPAWLLAGRPESNKLAVTMETHGERQQRQQAPANESAASGPGPAPARPLAINSMSPYERQAVQALQALQGQPRAAHYFQQLMLQQRINKTQLHNMAAVQRVKAGATSDSASSAGSRPVTAATISQSLLLSGGAGGRGQMFLRVNRSLRAPISSQLIFMPGGAPGGATVTTASVATVTVATVARPPKEEMAATTSSGGQTDGELVSDSVRTLFDNLAVRGVSFPKSLKTEALEKCNAASSSLVASLTKSTQPLPSPIKIPTYPHPAHLKANPSPVVSTPSLPFSQLLLHGTRTLTAGTATNALVLASAAASQARVHPLNVGAAEPAAGGAQTLVVQPLQKSAPGGDKVTHPNGPVPIQPKTLQGLRLPLRLPPKTPPPILPALSPAGRPPRTPHVPVQFVGARQSALGSGQALALPRGGFNQELAAVCTSSSSRHTVGASVTSGEGGVPVTSQAHLHPGARQNESMVPASTLPLAQEAQSGTPGVATNSDPTGNPSGQSKDAALKRKMESSCDFIPEVRQPPALRDDASTLPDSDADVSAAPPASPLASASRGVCGVGERAPPPQAVVKPHVLTHVIEGFVIQEGARPFPVCGQTKDPTGEDLAPSVATATMMTCEYCEESGPASRFPGAKRFCSTLCAKRFKLAFARRPSWERQSPLSDSEEECGAARRRTRRRKVPRRTSSEIASAKIAGQSLSAKRHSESSRSESEWSGEDEDDDAAASLWPASSSAPGLRRTPPPSPPPPAPVQKTSAAPSSPARWTVDQVSQFICSLQGCEDLASLFWSQEIDGQALMLLKEEHLVSAMNIKLGPALKICAHINNLKE; encoded by the exons ATGAATTTTCGCTTTCAATGGTTCGATTGGAGTTATGGATCGGCGGCTCCGTTCGGATCCGCTCGGCATTCTTCGTCCTCAAAAGTGGGCGTGGGCCCGCCAACGTCAGTCGCCCGTGGGTCACCGCCGGTTCCGTCCAGAAGGAACGTGGAAAAGGGACGACCCCGAACCCACGCTGGGGGACAGGTAGCCGTCTCGCTGACACCCCCACGGACACCCCTCCACGAGCGCTTCACCCACGCGGCAGTCGGACCGGAGGAGAGACACGAGCCGCCGCTGAAAGGACGCGTGCCGGCCTGGCTGCTGGCTGGACGCCCAGAGAGCAACAAGCTAGCAG TAACCATGGAGACGCACGGCGAGCGACAACAGCGTCAGCAGGCCCCGGCCAATGAGAGCGCCGCGTCCGGCCCCggccccgcccccgcccgcCCCCTGGCGATCAACTCCATGTCGCCGTACGAAAGGCAGGCCGTGCAG GCCCTGCAGGCGCTGCAGGGGCAGCCGCGCGCCGCTCACTACTTCCAGCAGCTGATGCTGCAGCAGCGCATCAACAAAACGCAGCTGCACAACATGGCCGCCGTGCAGCGGGTCaag GCCGGCGCGACGTCAGACTCCGCCTCCTCGGCCGGCAGTCGGCCCGTCACCGCGGCGACCATCAGCCAGTCGCTGCTGCTGAGCGGCGGGGCGGGCGGTCGGGGTCAGATGTTTCTCAGG GTCAACCGTTCCCTGAGAGCGCCGATCTCCTCGCAGCTCATCTTCATGCCCGGCGGGGCACCCGGGGGCGCCACCGTGACGACCGCCTCCGTGGCGACCGTCACCGTGGCCACCGTTGCCCGCCCGCCCAAAGAGGAAATGGCGGCCACGACGTCCTCCGGCGGCCAAACGGACGGCGAGCTGGTCAGCGATTCTGTCCGGACTCTTTTTGAT AACCTGGCAGTGAGGGGCGTGTCCTTTCCGAAAAGTCTCAAGACGGAGGCGCTCGAAAAGTGCAATGCGG CGTCCTCCTCGCTGGTCGCATCCCTCACCAAGTCCACGCAGCCGCTGCCGTCCCCCATCAAGATCCCCACCTACCCTCACCCCGCCCACTTGAAGGCCAACCCCTCCCCCGTCGTctccaccccctccctcccGTTCTCGCAGCTTCTGCTGCACGGAACCCGCACCCTCACCGCGGGGACGGCCACAAATGCGTTGGTCTTGGCGTCCGCGGCGGCCTCGCAAGCCCGCGTCCACCCGCTGAACGTGGGCGCTGCTGAGCCGGCGGCGGGGGGCGCCCAGACCTTGGTGGTTCAGCCCCTGCAGAAGAGCGCGCCGGGGGGCGACAAGGTGACGCACCCCAATGGGCCGGTCCCCATCCAGCCCAAAACCCTGCAGGGGCTCCGCCTGCCCCTCCGCCTCCCTCCTAAAACCCCCCCACCTATCCTGCCTGCCCTGTCGCCAGCCGGCCGCCCACCGCGGACGCCCCACGTCCCCGTTCAGTTTGTGGGCGCCCGGCAGAGCGCGCTGGGAAGTGGCCAGGCTTTAGCTCTACCCCGGGGGGGCTTCAATCAGGAGTTGGCGGCCGTCTGCACCAGCTCGTCCAGTCGCCACACCGTGGGGGCCTCCGTCACTTCCGGGGAGGGCGGTGTCCCGGTGACCTCGCAGGCTCATCTCCACCCCGGTGCACGTCAGAATGAATCTATGGTGCCCGCCTCTACGCTGCCCCTAGCGCAAGAGGCGCAAAGTGGGACTCCGGGGGTGGCGACTAACTCTGATCCCACAGGAAACCCCAGCGGTCAG AGCAAGGATGCGGCGCTGAAGCGCAAGATGGAGTCCAGCTGCGACTTCATCCCCGAAGTCCGCCAGCCGCCGGCGTTACGAGATGACGCCTCAACTCTGCCCGACTCGGATGCAG ACGTTTCTGCCGCCCCTCCGGCGTCCCCCTTAGCGTCGGCGTCCCGTGGCGTCTGCGGTGTGGGCGAGAGGGCTCCTCCCCCCCAAGCGGTGGTCAAGCCGCACGTCCTGACGCACGTCATCGAGGGCTTCGTCATCCAGGAAGGCGCCCGGCCTTTTCCG GTATGCGGGCAAACCAAAGACCCGACCGGGGAGGACTTGGCTCCCTCTGTAGCCACGGCAACAA TGATGACGTGCGAGTACTGCGAGGAGTCGGGCCCCGCCAGCCGCTTTCCAGGGGCCAAAAGGTTCTGCTCCACTTTGTGCGCAAAGAG GTTCAAGCTCGCCTTTGCCAGGCGGCCATCTTGGGAGCGTCAAAGCCCCCTCTCCGACTCGGAGGAGGAATGCGGTGCGGCCCGGAGGAGGACCAGGAGGAGGAAGGTGCCCCGCCGGACCAGCTCGGAAATCGCCAGCGCCAAGATCGCGGGCCAGTCGCTTTCGGCCAAG CGCCACTCCGAGTCCAGCCGCTCGGAGAGCGAGTGGAGTggcgaggacgaggacgacgacgccgccgctTCTCTCTGGCCCGCTTCCTCCTCGGCTCCCGGCCTTCGTCGGACCCCTCCgccttcgccgccgccgccggccccGGTCCAGAAGACGTCCGCCGCGCCTTCGAGCCCCGCACGCTGGACTGTGGACCAAGTGTCTCAGTTTATCTGCTCGCTGCAAG GCTGCGAGGACCTGGCGTCGCTCTTCTGGTCTCAGGAGATCGACGGACAGGCGCTGATGCTGCTGAAGGAGGAGCACCTGGTGTCGGCCATGAACATCAAGCTGGGCCCCGCCCTCAAAATCTGCGCCCACATCAACAACCTGAAGGAATGA